tatacaaaaatatttggaatGATAAtcgaaattttctttttcacatTACTATCAAGACTTACCAGAACAGGATCAGCGAAATCTTCATCTTGTATGTTCAATAGTATCAGCCCGCGGTACTACTTATATGGCGAGAGTTATCTCTCAAGAATATACACGCGGGTGTCCAGATAGTAATGTTATCAGCTGCGTATCTAATCATTTATCTGGTTTTGACCCAGACCctatcatacataatatctacttcaaatacaatatttagaattgaaatctattttatttagttaaaaaattacGTGTGAAGTATAATTAAAAGTTCTATAGGTTTACAGACTAtttgaacataaattattttaaccatAGTTAAGCACAGGGAATACAATAAAACCAATGACGTtcgtatttaacaaaaatattttgcacatAACTAAAGAAGTCGTCgataagtacaaaaatataataaaatttaactttgaaacaatatattttacatcatataacatttacattctacaaaatcacattttaatgtaaacaattgCGACACTGTGGATTTAATATGATCACATAATAATGCACAGTCAAAGTAAGGTCGAGGCTAGCGTAAACGAAACTGTGGTCATACACGTAACAACGATGCGTCAATGCGCTCACACTGATACTACGATACACGTAAAGATCGACTATGAGTAAGTATGTCTATGTACAGTCACGGTCGGGGGCTAGCGCGGCGCCAGCGCGGGCCAGTGCGCGGTGGCGTGCGCGGGCGCGTCGGGCGGCGCCAGCAGCTGGCCGCACGTGGCGCAGGCCGCCAGCTCGGCGCCGCGGCCGCGCGTGAGCTCCTGCTGCTTGGCGATGTCGGGCAGCAGCGCCACCAGCTCGGGGAACACGGCGCCGAAGCGCTCGCCCAGCGCGGCGCGGCAGTGCGCCAGGAACTGCTCGGCGCCGATGCTGGAGTCGCGGAAGGCGCGCGACGCCGCCTTGAAGTCCTCcacggcgggcgcggcgccgaGCGCGGCCGCGAACTGGCGCACGAGCGCGCGGTTGCGGCGCTCGAAGTCGGGCGGCGGGATGTAGGCGTGCGGCGGCGCCGGGAACGTCTGGCCGGCCGAGTTCGTGAACGTCATGCCGTCGCAGGCGGGCCGCGGCTTGAAGCCGGGCGGCACGCTGGCGTcgggcgcggcgcgcgcgctgAGCGGCGGGTAGTCGCGCGCCGCCAGGTTGAAGTCGCCGGTGCCGCCGTTCCTGTTCTTGTCGGAGGCGCTCAGCGAGTTGTCCACGGTCTTGATCTTCTTGCCGCCCTCCGCGACGGGCGCGCTGTTCGCGTTCACGGACGCGTACGACTCCCTCAGTAGCTTCTTGTCGTTGGTCCCGTTGACGTGAAACGTCTCCTCGAAGTTTGTGTTCTcctttttactattttgtttctttttctcttttttacTCATTTTCGAGTTGTCATTTGTGGGTTGCGGGGGCGGCGGTTGCGGCTGCGGTTGCTGCTGCTGCTTCTTCGATTTCGCCTTGGCGTGATTTATCGGTAGAGTGGGGAAGTCGGCGACGGGGTTGAAAGCCGGTTCTCTCGGCTGCGGCGGCGGCTCTACCTTAGCAGGTCTCTGTTTATCCTTCGACTTGACGGTGATCCACTGTGGAGGCGCGACCGGTGCCGACGTCGACGATAAAGCCGGGAACGCTTCCGAACTCATCGGCGCTTTCTTGTGATGCGTACTGACTTGATTGTTCTTAAGCGCCTGCATCTCTTGGCTATTGATGAGGGTGACCTACAAAGGAAAATCATTTGATTAAAGGAATACGCATTGAACGCTCGTGTTTgtgtaaaagaaacaaaacaacagCTGTAACAAAAAGAGCGTAAAACAATACCTTAGGCGCCTGCACGGTGGCGGCTCCGATACTGGGATGGTCATCTCGTCCGAGCGAGGGGAAGTCGTCGTCGTGCAGCGGCGCGGGGGGCTTCTTGCTCTGCGCCAGGCCGGAGATGCCGCGCGACCCGCCCGTCTGTGTCAGCCGGAAGTTGCTGGCCGACGCCGGCTGGCTGTGCAGCTGGATCGACACGCTCGGCTTAGCTGTAACGTTATGTTACGAGTTAGAATCTAGTTGTCACTGCCTCTGTAAGGGACCTCTAAATTGGTGCAACCGCGTGGGTTACGGTATATGCTTGGATTGCTGTACCGCCGCACACCGCCAAGCGGTCGTGAGGACACTCGTAGTGGTTTCGTAGGCATGCCTGCCTTTTTGACAGGAGAGTCTCAtataaccctgcactccacctATGGTGCAGGCGTATGCATAATGCATTAGTCACTTAAAAAAAAGCTATACCCGCTTTGTTTGTGAGACCGTTGATAAAGTAGTGGAGAtcgtcatatatttttaaagaactgTCTCTAGCGATGCCATAATAAAATACTCTCACTAAAATCAGTATTGCAGTTGTATTGTTGTGAAGTTTCACCTCGCATCGGTACGTAAGTACGTACAATTTCTAAGTATGGTGGCTGCGACGGGCGCGGCCGGCGCTGCGGGCCGCGGGACACTGCGAGCCGTGCCGCCCCCTAGGGTCGGGAAGTTCTTATCCGTCCGCGCTAGGCCGTCCACtcctgtaataaatattatatttgatggttatttaattaactaagaaTGTCGCTTGGCCGTTTCATATGTAGGGGAAGtgaaaaaatactacaatataAATCGGTTTATCGCATCTAACTCTAACTAACACCTTTAACAGTGCAACAATATTTCCATCAATAATAAAGGGATGAAAAcggttaatattattattatgagcccACGtcgtcctactgctgggcaaaggcctcctcaTAGCTTTGAAGTCACTGTAATGAAAATGGTTAAAagctaaatgaataaatatgaagATAATGCGCGGTATGGGTGGGTACCTTTGTAGGCGCGGTGGTGTCCGAGCACGAggccgggcgcgggcggcgcggccgACAGCGCGGGGAACTGCGCGTCGCTCTGCGTGTCGATGCTGGCGGCCGCCGGCGCCGCCTGTACTGTCTCCGCCACGCGCTCCCGCTCGCGCTGCTGCTCTCTACCGAACACACACTCTATTACATACATTGTTGTGTCGTTCTCATACTGAACGAACATTTAgacatgcctgagagttttttaaCACGGAACTAGCGATATACCACACTTAAACATTGAGGTGAACTCGAGACCTCACATCTTCTTCCCTTAAGAAAGAGAACCTAgtccagcagtaggacattaatgggtaaaaatttaattataatcacTCTGACTGATGTTGACGGAGGATAATTCTTTTCATGCATTATTTGGTAATCACTGTAAAACTGGAATACCCTAGAATACGTGGTCTTATACGGTAATAAAGTCTCATTGCGGCTACAAACCTGGGTTGCCTTTGCGTGAGCGTAGGATGAGGTGTAATGTTAAATTGTAGTTCGAGCGTGCGAGCCTGCCGCGCGGCGCCGCGGGGCATGCCGCGACCGTGGACCGTCGCTTTATGAGCTGGAACATTagaaaaacatacttagtactATTTTCCACTCTACTCTTATAACCAATGTATACCGCTCAGTTGGTATTTTACAGAGATAGAACAGAAACATTATTAAAGGacatttacattgtttttatattcagtTCGGCAATTTTTAACGAAATATAAAATCGAATCTAAGCAATTACTGCCCTTGTTCGGCTCGTGCCCatcgaataattattttgtgaccGACCGTCACAATTAGGTTTGAACATTCAGGAGCGGCGATGTGAAGCGGCAATTTTTCCGGAACATTTATCCACACATATTTAGCTTTGCCGCCCGACTGGGCCCAAAAACGCCGAACTAAATACGTGGGTAGCAAGCTTTACCCAAAAAGCCTTAGATTTAATCAATACAGCCGATAAAATCGAATTAAAACAAACCTTTTAAGTCAATTTCACTTCTGAACACAGCGGTCAAATGTTGTCCCGCGCACTCGCCCTCTTCGCACAGGTAATGGTCGGTCCTGAAGTGATGCGCGAGCGCCGAGTGCGTGGCGTAGTACAGGTTGCGTCCGTCTGCGTCGCACAGGTGACAGTATAAGTGCTCCTTGCGTAAATGACGGTATAACTCGTCCGCATCCATGAAACGCTCTTCGCAAAATTCGCATAGTGGATGTCCCctgtaatataatagttttatttttttattattcttatatcattatttaagtccattaattaaaagtaagtacagtagatatattttttcatgtttttgacAGCATTATATCATGTCGCTGAACAGAATCAAATTTACAAAACACCCGtacacaataaaatgccatatGTTATAGTCACGACTACGAAACAAAATAAGCTTTACTCGAGAAATTTACAAAAAGTCGCTGCACACGAgtagtactactactactagttAGTACGATTTTTGAGACCAAGTCCATCAAAGTGCAATACACTATTACCTAAGATGACTAAATAAACCTTTCACGACCTGATTTGAACCGAAGATCCAACCTGTTATCATCCACGTTGTACAAACAATCGTTTGCGAATAAGTGATAACACAATCTATGTTACTATTGCACTTAATAAGCTTTTATCACGCAATACTTAGATAAGGAAAGCGTGTCTACCGTTATcgtgaaaaaaattacatgataTGCTAATGATAGGTTAAATAATAACACGTGTTTGCTCACAcgagtttaaataaaaactggtTTAAGGAAACCGTCAATATGTAAGAGCAATATTATATTGACCTTGCATTAAATGACCATTACTTTCATTAAATTGCATTCTCTTTAATAATTACTAATACAATTTCATAACAATTTTTACTTGACCAATGTCTGTGTCGTAATTATTATGCAATTTCactagttttttattatattttaacaaaacattggGGAGTCAactctaattaaataaatactttccGATTAAAGTCCAGTTGCTCATTATTTCTTTCTCATTTCTGTGCCGTATGTGTGTGtacgaaaacaaaataatataaattaaggtCTTTAACGATCAATTTTTATGTGCGGtcttattgttaattaaaaataagcttttaacACGCTGCgctacatttataatatatagtaacGTGAATGAAGAGCGTAAACATACGATGTCTTGACGCACGGTTCTAAAGTCCCTGTTAGATTTAAGTCATCTCAATGTAGGCTAAGTCGTTTCTTTATTCCTGTTAGAAGTTGCTAATGCATTGTGTATTTACGTCACCTGTGTGATGTATCGTCCACATCGCCTTTCCGTCGATGGTGAGCCAATTCTTGACGTGTATAGCACTTACGTTCACTAGTGAAGATCtggaaaattaattataacgtTTTACTAAGTATAATATTGGCAAAAATATGATCAAAGTAAAGTGGTACCATCTGGGGAAAAATGCCAGAAAGatccatgtttttttttatcggcaaatattttttttatacttcacTTCACGTTTTCGTTAACGACAATATaatgttgtttgtatattaCGGATTTCACTCTGTTGATAAATAGTAAATTCCTGAATATTTGTGATAAGTCTTAATTAAAATCTGTCAAGCAATTGTGGTTTATAGTAAATGTTAATGTTTCGCATCATAAAGTTAAATGACTTGAggtttcaatatttaattcGAAAGATTATGCTGTTCAATGCTTTGATATTTCCTTATTAATTGCAATAGAGACTGTACCACAAAATTCCGAACGTCAGTTAATTACATAACGTGTGTATTTTTTAAGCAATCAGATGACTAATACAGATGcatttctataatataaaattctcgcgtcacagttttcgttaccgtactcctccgaaacggcttgaccgattctcatgaaattttgtgagcatattgagtaggactgagaatcggccaacatctatttttcatgcccctaagtgacactttttttttaattttttatggcaaaacaacgtttgccgggtcagctagtttctataTAGAATTCTTTTATAATACGTTTCTCATAGTAACAGAATAATAAAGTTGGTTATTCCAATATAATGATGTTTCGACGTCGACTATTACTCATACTGATCTTATACATTTGttcagtttattatttaattggatTTTCCTTTAGTAATAATCCATAACTGCTGACtagaatttttgttttactatcACTGACGTATAAATGGCTGCGCAAAGTTCAGCTTAATAACTGGGTATTTTGTCTCGTCATTTCATACCTATTTGTACTTATATTGCTTTAAAGTAAGATTAGGATGCCGCGGGATGGTGTTCGTGCAGTCGCGAAACCATTATTTGTATGTTGTTGTTGTGTCACAAGATGAACATTAGGAAAGATGTTTTCTATCTTACATaatcaattttttttggtacaatggccgaaaaaatattgttaaatatggATATCAGTTTTAGGGTAACGAATTTTTATTAAGATGTTTTTAACGTACCTTCAAATGTTTGACGCAGAGATCGCAGAAGTATCGTTCATGCACTTTCCTCATGTGGTCATTGAGCATACTGAATGTACGAAATGGTGGTATCTTTTCGCAGACCTTACAACGGTTCTCCAGCAACCGTTCATAGGCCTGTTTGATTTCCTCACTGCAGAACCCAATCTTGTGTTGCCTCTCAAAGAGTCTGTCAGTAAACACCCTGTTACGAAGCTCTTTGTAAGGTTGGATGGAATCCGTGAATACAACCTGcaaatgtattttgttgttacaataatagcatattagttaagtataagGAGTTGGCGATTGTGATATTTTAAGTGACCTTCAGCTTGTTGCAGTCTTACATAAAAGTTTAGGCAGAATAAGAAGTTTAGTTctgtacacatattatatactaatgACTTTACTATTTTGCAGATTTGCCTGCTTTATTcctcttatttattatattgataatgaTGACACTCTAGTAGATTTAACAAGCTTTAGTTTAATTAagatagctgagtggtataagttggcacctcccacacaagtggttgACAGTTCCAAtgcaaggcaacacaccaataactttttgaagttatgtgtgtattagatatatttatcacttgctctaactgtgaagaaaaacattgtgacaaaatcttgcatgcctaaaatttgtttatacatttattaggGCATGCATAGTCCCCAATCCTCAGGGTGGTGACCATTGCCAGCAGTGGGAGAGTAACaggataaaaaaattaaattaacagaCAAGCAAAATTAACATTAAGGAAATCAGAATGTAAACATTACTAGCATTATGTGATACTGGATAATATATAATTGAATGTACATGGATTAAACTaggcattttattataaaaataatttagtcaGATAAATCTCAGCAGTAGCATAAAATTGACAATCAAGTAAGCCCAAGGAGCCTTAATTAAGGTACATGGCCACATGACTATAAGCCACAAAGAGAATCTCAGAAATCACTGAACCACTTTACATATTCTACAATAATATGATAAGGTATGttaattagatattattattgactgaaaatattgtaaatgaatctatagttatttttgaatcttttgaaaatttaaattttctcaTAAATTTTTATACTGCACTTGATACATGGGATAATTAAATAGtagaaacataaattaaatattgaattaataatgaAGGATTTCTAAAATACCACTGTGTCTCTCTGTTTCCTACAGTTACTTTAGATGTATGTCATAACATTGagcaataataatgtttatttacaattatgtCACAAATACTATTGTAAGATAGTGCTGTAAATTAGTTAATTGATACATAATTAgaccaattttaattaattggtcCAAAAAAACAGGCATGTAAAAATTATTTGAGGTGGATTTGAcatattgttttcattattatgtttCAGAATATCTAACCCAAGGTTGGCAAGCTATTCGTAACTATTGATTGACGCAAATATATGTGTCTAATACACGAGGATGTAAGTAATTATTCATACTGATTATAGTGCACCAAACTTTATCATTATACTACAAATATGACAACATTGTACATTGAATTAAATGTAAACAGTTTAACTATTTCATAAATGAAACTCAAGCAGATTATTCTGTATTAATAATAGTTGCAAGGCTCAGCATGTTTATAAGACACAATATTGCACAATGGGACACTGTGCACTGAGAATATAGCAAACACAACATTCATTGTTGAACACATCACTGAATACTTACCCTTGAAAGGTCTTGCCGGCAGATAGGACACTCATTTTGCAAGCACAGCACCCGCATTCGGGTAGAACACTCGAAACATACGGGATGATCACATTCTCCGATCGAATAGTACAAAACGTTCTTGAAACACACTACGCATGTATTCTCGTTTGCTTGTGAGTCGGCCATGGTATCCAACTGGgttctgtaaaattatttactgtaaTGATACTGTAGCAGGTTAGGTCAGGTTTATTGatgatttttatgaataaatagtCTATGTACCTACGTAAGATTGAGAAAAAGGAAGGATGAACGAAAATTTCGTGCTAAAGTGACAGCTAAGGCCAAATGTTGCCAACTTACCAACAGTAAATCGATTTTTGCCCCCATATACACGAACCATGACTTTGACAGAAATTGTTTCAATGACAGTGACCAGTGTATTACGGGGTGTATATTAATATAGCTATcgaaagtttttctttaatttttcgGACGTTTTCGGTTTTTAATCTGTGGCTTG
Above is a genomic segment from Anticarsia gemmatalis isolate Benzon Research Colony breed Stoneville strain chromosome 8, ilAntGemm2 primary, whole genome shotgun sequence containing:
- the LOC142974739 gene encoding uncharacterized protein LOC142974739, which gives rise to MADSQANENTCVVCFKNVLYYSIGECDHPVCFECSTRMRVLCLQNECPICRQDLSRVVFTDSIQPYKELRNRVFTDRLFERQHKIGFCSEEIKQAYERLLENRCKVCEKIPPFRTFSMLNDHMRKVHERYFCDLCVKHLKIFTSERKCYTRQELAHHRRKGDVDDTSHRGHPLCEFCEERFMDADELYRHLRKEHLYCHLCDADGRNLYYATHSALAHHFRTDHYLCEEGECAGQHLTAVFRSEIDLKAHKATVHGRGMPRGAARQARTLELQFNITPHPTLTQRQPREQQRERERVAETVQAAPAAASIDTQSDAQFPALSAAPPAPGLVLGHHRAYKGVDGLARTDKNFPTLGGGTARSVPRPAAPAAPVAATILRNSKPSVSIQLHSQPASASNFRLTQTGGSRGISGLAQSKKPPAPLHDDDFPSLGRDDHPSIGAATVQAPKVTLINSQEMQALKNNQVSTHHKKAPMSSEAFPALSSTSAPVAPPQWITVKSKDKQRPAKVEPPPQPREPAFNPVADFPTLPINHAKAKSKKQQQQPQPQPPPPQPTNDNSKMSKKEKKKQNSKKENTNFEETFHVNGTNDKKLLRESYASVNANSAPVAEGGKKIKTVDNSLSASDKNRNGGTGDFNLAARDYPPLSARAAPDASVPPGFKPRPACDGMTFTNSAGQTFPAPPHAYIPPPDFERRNRALVRQFAAALGAAPAVEDFKAASRAFRDSSIGAEQFLAHCRAALGERFGAVFPELVALLPDIAKQQELTRGRGAELAACATCGQLLAPPDAPAHATAHWPALAPR